A section of the Macadamia integrifolia cultivar HAES 741 chromosome 9, SCU_Mint_v3, whole genome shotgun sequence genome encodes:
- the LOC122090074 gene encoding uncharacterized protein LOC122090074 codes for MATSEVSNNVHDHGTPVDEKKKRVRCNYCAKEVSGFSRLKQHLGGIRGDVLPCQEVPVDVKVQMKNSLLARKKGDLSREVDTLYHPDLPWRRNWCPKTTIDNHCQGESAQNSVLGKRQHVAMDSMQEEGPEEVIHRRGDSLPVPKGEDGTQNLSRNAQRSIGRFFYETGLDFNAAKLPSFRRMINDILGSAVIAYNMPSSQDLKGWILWEEVKEIHQYVKEVRRSWGSTGCSILLDGWTDEKGRNLVNFIVDCPRGPIFLRSANVSGSVGDVNALQSIIDNIIEEVGLENVVQIVTYTTSGYMEDLGKLLMEKYRTIFWTVCASHCIDLMIEKIGRMIPIKEVLCKAKFITKFVYSHATILMLLRDHTYGQDLVKTSRIKSAMPFLTLESIVSQKENLKNMFTSAAWKTSIWASKSEGKRVAKLVEDPSFWSDARMALKAAVPLLRAVSLIDGRDHKPQVGYIYETMDQAKETIKEEFKGKKTMYKPFWELIDGVWDNHLHSPLHSAGYFLNPSLFYSSDFFADAEVASGLLCCIVRLVEDRNIQDLISLQLDEYRHARGPFGQGSAIDQRTKISPALWWSSFGGNCPELQRFAIRILSQTCTAALRYELKRDLPEKLHTNGRNCIEQRRLDDLIFVHYNLRLWNFMSDTNGDNSNIVVDEVDPMNDWVVEGTQNIASQIDDSAWMDFDFGDRDIPPSFFNEEEPSIFLPKEEF; via the exons ATGGCTACAAGTGAAGTGTCAAACAATGTTCACGATCATGGGACACCTGTcgatgaaaagaagaagagagtcaGATGCAACTACTGTGCCAAAGAAGTGAGTGGTTTCAGCCGCCTTAAGCAGCACTTAGGAGGCATACGTGGTGATGTATTACCCTGTCAAGAAGTACCGGTAGATGTGAAGGTTCAAATGAAAAACAGCTTACTtgcaagaaagaaaggagatctGAGTAGGGAAGTTGACACACTTTACCACCCGGATCTTCCATGGAGGAGGAACTGGTGTCCTAAGACTACCATTGACAACCATTGCCAAGGTGAATCTGCCCAAAACAGTGTTTTGGGAAAGAGACAGCATGTTGCAATGGACTCTATGCAAGAGGAAGGCCCGGAAGAGGTTATCCACCGAAGGGGAGATTCACTTCCTGTCCCTAAGGGTGAAGATGGCACACAGAACTTGTCAAGGAATGCTCAGAGGTCCATTGGCAGATTCTTTTATGAAACTGGCCTTGATTTCAATGCAGCCAAGTTGCCTAGCTTCCGGAGAATGATAAATGATATTCTGGGTAGTGCTGTTATTGCCTATAATATGCCCAGTTCTCAGGATCTTAAAGGGTGGATCCTTTGGGAGGAGGTGAAAGAGATTCACCAGTATGTTAAGGAGGTCAGACGTTCATGGGGAAGTACGGGGTGTAGCATTTTGTTGGATGGCTGGACTGATGAGAAGGGCCGGAACCTGGTTAACTTTATTGTGGATTGTCCACGTGGCCCTATATTTCTGAGGTCTGCCAATGTTTCAGGTTCTGTTGGGGATGTAAATGCTTtacagtcaataattgataacaTTATAGAGGAAGTCGGGTTAGAGAATGTCGTTCAAATTGTCACGTACACTACATCAGGTTATATGGAGGATCTTGGCAAACTGTTGATGGAGAAATATAGGACTATATTTTGGACTGTATGTGCATCTCATTGCATAGACTTGATGATAGAGAAGATTGGGAGGATGATTCCCATTAAAGAAGTATTGTGCAAGGCAAAATTTATTACGAAGTTTGTTTACAGTCATGCAACCATTTTGATGCTTTTGAGAGACCATACTTATGGGCAAGACCTAGTTAAGACCTCGAGGATCAAATCTGCAATGCCCTTTTTAACATTGGAGAGTATTGTATCCCAAAAGGAGAATTTAAAGAATATGTTCACTTCAGCTGCATGGAAAACTTCGATTTGGGCTTCTAAAAGTGAAGGAAAAAGGGTAGCTAAATTGGTGGAGGACCCCTCGTTCTGGAGTGATGCTAGGATGGCTTTGAAAGCAGCTGTTCCACTTTTGCGTGCTGTCTCTCTGATTGATGGAAGAGATCATAAACCCCAAGTGGGTTACATATATGAAACAATGGATCAAGCTAAGGAGACAATAAAAGAAGAATTTAAAGGCAAGAAAACAATGTATAAGCCTTTCTGGGAACTTATTGATGGGGTTTGGGACAACCATCTTCATAGTCCTCTCCATTCAGCAGGTTACTTTCTGAACCCAAGTCTCTTTTATTCAAGTGATTTCTTTGCTGATGCTGAGGTGGCTAGTGGGCTTTTGTGCTGTATTGTCCGTTTGGTGGAGGATCGAAATATCCAGGATTTGATATCATTGCAGCTGGATGAGTATCGACATGCTAGGGGTCCTTTTGGTCAGGGGAGTGCAATTGATCAAAGAACAAAGATTTCTCCAG CTTTATGGTGGTCTTCTTTCGGAGGGAATTGCCCTGAACTGCAGAGATTTGCCATCCGAATTCTTAGTCAGACATGTACTGCTGCATTGAGATATGAGCTGAAGAGGGATTTGCCTGAGAAGCTGCACACAAATGGAAGGAACTGTATAGAGCAAAGGCGATTGGATGATCTGATATTTGTTCATTATAATCTCCGGTTGTGGAATTTCATGTCAGACACAAATGGGGATAACAGTAATATTGTGGTTGATGAGGTTGACCCAATGAATGATTGGGTTGTGGAGGGGACTCAAAATATAGCTTCTCAAATTGACGACTCAGCTTGgatggattttgattttggggACAGGGACATCCCCCCGAGTTTTTTTAACGAGGAAgaaccttctatttttcttccaaAAGAAGAGTTTTGA